The following DNA comes from Leptospira saintgironsiae.
GAAGATTCAAAATGTAATAGAAAATGCAAAGGCATATTCACCCCATATAAGGGGAGTTGTAATCTGTGAGCCACTAACAGATAGATAACGGAAAGAGAAATTGGGATCCCCTTTTTAGAAGAGAATACCTTATGAAGATAAGAATTGTTCGGATCCTCATACTGATCATGATTTCCGCCAAAACCTTCTTCCTGAGAGAGTACTCTGGTTAAAAAATGCACTTTGACTTCGTCAGAAGCGAGATCTTCGTTCAGGTCTACTAACTCTTCGACTCTAATTGCGATCTTATCTAAATATGTTCTGAACTCCAAATAAGAAAGATCTGAATCGATCACTGAAGAAAGAAGAAACACACCTTCTTCTAGATCGTCGTAATGATTTGGATGACCCTTCTCCGCTAAGATAGAATAACGATAACTAATTCTTTCGGAATGAACTGCTGCACTTACAGAACGTGCAAACACTCTAAGAGTTGGATCTTTTAGTTCATCTGCAATTTCTTGGACCCTAACTTGCCAAGGGATCATGCTAGCGATCTCTTTTATGATCCTAGATTTATCTTGAAGAGAAGAAAACTCTAGCTGATAAAACTTATCCTCGATCTTGTCCGGAGGAAAAGGAACTGTGCCGAAGAAAGAATCGGAAGATTGCATATCTATAAAATCGGATTTCAAAAACGAAAGTCAATTCGGATCTGAAATGATTGTGTAAAAAAAGGATGAGCAGTATAAATTAACTATGTCTTCCATCTTTTTCGAACGCACTTGTTCAAGTGATTAGAAAAATGGAATGAGACTTTTATTATGTTAAGAGCAATATGTGGGTCAGAAAAATTTCTTTCTCTAACCCAAGAGGATTAAGCAGTTACTTGCTCTAATTCTTCTAATGCTTTCTTTTCTTGCTCCGCATTCGGAGGAGTTCCATGCCATCCAGGATTATTTTCCATGAAGGAGACACCTTTTCCGAGTACAGTTTCGAAAAGAATAATGGTAGGAGCACCTTTATAAGTTTTTGCTTTCTCGAAAGCAGAGATAATCGATTCAATATTATGACCATCTGCTTCTAATACATTCCATCCGAATGCAGCAAACTTTTTGTTTAGAGGTTCCAGGTTCATTACATCTTTAGTGAATCCGTCGATCTGGATCCCGTTCTTGTCCATAAACGCGATCAGGTTATCAGTTTTGTAATGAGCAGCGGATTGTGCCGCTTCCCAGGTCATACCTTCTCCACATTCTCCGTCAGAAATACATGCATATACTTTGTAGTCTTTTTTAGAAAGCCTTGCACCTAAAGCGATCCCAACTGCGACAGAAAGTCCCTGGCCAAGAGATCCGGAAGAGCTTTCGATCCCTTTTAAATAACGGGTAGAAGGATGTCCCTGTAATTTGGAGTTTATGTTCCTAAAGGTTAGAAG
Coding sequences within:
- a CDS encoding transglutaminase-like domain-containing protein, producing MQSSDSFFGTVPFPPDKIEDKFYQLEFSSLQDKSRIIKEIASMIPWQVRVQEIADELKDPTLRVFARSVSAAVHSERISYRYSILAEKGHPNHYDDLEEGVFLLSSVIDSDLSYLEFRTYLDKIAIRVEELVDLNEDLASDEVKVHFLTRVLSQEEGFGGNHDQYEDPNNSYLHKVFSSKKGIPISLSVIYLLVAHRLQLPLYGVNMPLHFLLHFESSEFQTYIDSYHGGVMLDRSTCIRFLKANGFQAHERYFTHASSLTILKRMFRNLIHIYRKKEDRDMEKILSRHLLALDNKWKP
- a CDS encoding transketolase; protein product: MEDTKEIKIFANNIRKNVIKMVTAAKSGHPGGPLGLADIYAVLYKKVLNHKPTDPDWEDRDRLILSNGHVCAVRYAAMAQAGFFPESELLTFRNINSKLQGHPSTRYLKGIESSSGSLGQGLSVAVGIALGARLSKKDYKVYACISDGECGEGMTWEAAQSAAHYKTDNLIAFMDKNGIQIDGFTKDVMNLEPLNKKFAAFGWNVLEADGHNIESIISAFEKAKTYKGAPTIILFETVLGKGVSFMENNPGWHGTPPNAEQEKKALEELEQVTA